In a single window of the Plasmodium cynomolgi strain B DNA, chromosome 6, whole genome shotgun sequence genome:
- a CDS encoding hypothetical protein (putative) has product MRKKDAAGSGRTKLIVPPEVKRPSRRGRTGKADEPGGRKDPRKGEKGVAKLEQKVVKRVVKREAKKEVKREAKKETKKETKKETEKEATKEDGQKSDKTKKEKRKNIEESNKMGIEAANKMGIEAANKMSREASNKMGREASNKMGIEAANKMGREEANKMGREASNKMGIEAANKMSVEEVTVEKENEGGEGEKANAEVAGAGEVAGAGEEADAGEEADAGEEAEAGGKSGRMEEGEKILETTEDPGEERTPEEGTQKEEENELQVEPPMKDGRANVTDFNDGQHKGEGTKTVENCQEKEAVVGKSDDKEKVAVKKKIKTRTGVKIRQKEKDVRGHVVDEHASVVDGGEGMREATKRCVNTREDKASLQLSVEQKRITKRKHSKVDRILQKYVHMKEEEAAAKRASTWDDVPHDLLNVEGRKFKIDVIDFVGNIREGENCIHEDILFFFDSYENKLKKNVLSLIKRLFKCEHFELDGIRLVLQILDKIADKLMKEIKLEQIVRCFSQVTQSTGDGHTAGKGTITQKMSSKAGDGTYSEGNTYRFAPNEIHLNKYRNKLYNIIFSPRRGQGLNPSILYFIQQWNDNAMLIMLRDKLEEIQQRKMLPLRSAIPLSCFKLLKRKVMSNLISTCCMTTSHDMCGGDFSVPFPALPSRRALGNEGGDYFVKVGDAIRVLASK; this is encoded by the exons atgagaaaaaaggacgCGGCGGGTAGTGGAAGGACAAAATTAATTGTCCCCCCAGAGGTGAAGAGGCCAAGCAGGAGGGGAAGAACGGGCAAGGCGGATGAGCCGGGGGGGAGAAAGGACCCAAGGAAAGGGGAGAAGGGGGTAGCGAAGCTGGAACAGAAGGTGGTAAAAAGGGtggtaaaaagggaggcaaaaaaggaggtaaaaagggaggcaaaaaaggagacaaaaaaggagacaaaaaaggagacagAAAAGGAGGCCACGAAAGAAGATGGACAAAAATCCGATaagacgaagaaggagaaaagaaagaacatAGAGGAGtcgaacaaaatgggcatTGAAGCagcgaacaaaatgggcatTGAAGCAgcgaacaaaatgagcagaGAGGCAtcgaacaaaatgggcagAGAGGCAtcgaacaaaatgggcatTGAAGCagcgaacaaaatgggcagAGAGGAagcgaacaaaatgggcagAGAGGCAtcgaacaaaatgggcatTGAAGCAGCGAACAAAATGAGCGTAGAGGAAGTGACCGTcgagaaggaaaacgaagggggggagggggagaaggcgAATGCAGAAGTGGCAGGCGCGGGAGAAGTGGCAGGCGCGGGAGAAGAGGCAGACGCGGGAGAAGAGGCAGACGCGGGAGAAGAGGCAGAAGCGGGAGGAAAGTCAGGCCGCATGGAG GAGGGAGAGAAAATCTTAGAGACAACGGAGGACCCAGGAGAGGAAAGAACCCCAGAGGAAGGGAcccaaaaggaagaagaaaatgaactGCAAGTGGAGCCTCCAATGAAAGACGGACGTGCAAATGTCACAGATTTCAACGATGGGCAGCACAAAGGAGAGGGAACAAAAACGGTGGAAAATTgccaagaaaaggaagctgTGGTGGGGAAATCAGACGATAAAGAAAAGGTAgcagtgaagaaaaaaattaaaaccaGGACAGGGGTGAAGATACggcagaaggaaaaggatgTTCGAGGGCATGTCGTGGATGAACATGCGTCTGTTGTGGATGGGGGAGAAGGGATGAGAGAAGCCACTAAACGGTGTGTCAACACAAGGGAGGATAAAGCATCACTCCAGTTATCCGTAGAGCAGAAAAGAATCACCAAAAGGAAACACAGCAAAGTGGATAGAATTCTGCAGAAGTATGTACAcatgaaggaggaagaagccgCAGCGAAGAGAGCATCAACATGGGATGATGTCCCACATGACTTGCTAAATGTAGAAGGAAGGAAATTCAAAATTGATGTCATTGATTTTGTAGGAAATAtaagagaaggagaaaattgcATTCATGAAGATATTCTATTCTTCTTTGATTcgtatgaaaataaattaaaaaaaaatgtcttatCCTTAATTAAGAGGCTGTTCAAATGTGAGCACTTTGAATTAGACGGTATTAGATTAGTTCTGCAGATCCTTGACAAAATTGCAGATAAACTGATGAAGGAAATTAAGTTAGAGCAGATAGTGAGATGCTTCTCTCAGGTGACACAGTCAACAGGTGATGGACATACAGCTGGGAAGGGGACAATTACGCAAAAGATGAGCAGCAAAGCTGGAGATGGAACTTATTCAGAAGGGAACACATATCGATTCGCACCAAATGAGATACACCTGAACAAGtacagaaataaattatataatattattttcagtCCGAGGAGAGGACAAGGGCTGAACCCTTCCATCCTCTACTTCATTCAGCAGTGGAACGATAATGCTATGTTGATCATGCTGCGGGATAAGCTGGAAGAGATTCAACAGAGGAAGATGTTGCCGCTGAGGAGCGCCATTCCTCTGTCATGTTTTAAATTGCTAAAGCGTAAAGTTATGAGTAACTTGATTAGTACCTGTTGCATGACTACTAGCCATGATATGTGTGGTGGGGATTTTTCCGTCCCCTTTCCGGCGCTCCCCTCACGGCGAGCGCTGGGCAATGAAGGGGGCGACTACTTCGTGAAGGTCGGCGATGCGATTCGCGTGCTGGCGTCCAAGTAG